In Sulfuracidifex metallicus DSM 6482 = JCM 9184, a single window of DNA contains:
- a CDS encoding NAD(P)-dependent oxidoreductase, with protein sequence METIERGSSINKENLKLLITDPMDNVMLQMLQERGIKVDYKPEIDRNSLLNEISNYDVVVVRSRTKVDKEIIERGKNLKIIARAGIGLDNIDVDEAEKRGIKIVYAPGASTDSAVELTIGLMILGARPIFQGISMVKSGSFKKLPGVELAGKTIGIVGFGRIGTKVARVCQALDMKVIAYDVVDIKERAQKMGVIPVNTIDELVRESNVISFHVTVGNDAKPIVTEEHFRQMKEGTILVNTSRAIAIDGKALLKYIDERKLTLVTDVFWHEPPKEDWEIQLARHDRVLITPHIGAQTKEAQYRVAVMTTKNLIQAIQEIGVSL encoded by the coding sequence ATGGAGACTATAGAGAGAGGTAGTTCTATCAATAAGGAAAACTTGAAACTGTTAATCACAGATCCAATGGATAACGTGATGCTGCAAATGCTTCAAGAAAGAGGCATAAAAGTGGATTATAAACCGGAAATAGATAGGAATTCTTTGCTCAACGAGATATCCAATTATGACGTTGTGGTAGTTAGGAGCAGGACAAAGGTAGACAAGGAGATTATAGAAAGAGGTAAGAACCTAAAAATAATTGCTAGAGCGGGAATAGGCTTAGACAATATAGATGTCGACGAAGCAGAGAAAAGGGGAATAAAGATAGTTTATGCTCCTGGGGCATCGACGGATTCCGCTGTAGAGTTAACGATAGGGTTGATGATCTTAGGGGCAAGGCCCATATTCCAAGGTATAAGCATGGTAAAGTCTGGCTCGTTTAAGAAGCTTCCAGGCGTGGAGTTGGCGGGGAAGACAATAGGAATAGTTGGTTTCGGCAGAATAGGTACTAAGGTAGCTAGGGTCTGCCAAGCTTTAGATATGAAAGTAATAGCCTACGACGTAGTTGATATAAAGGAACGTGCACAGAAAATGGGTGTTATTCCGGTAAATACAATAGATGAACTAGTTAGGGAGTCAAATGTAATCTCCTTCCATGTTACGGTTGGAAATGATGCCAAACCTATAGTTACAGAAGAACATTTCAGGCAAATGAAGGAGGGGACAATTCTAGTCAACACTAGCAGGGCAATAGCTATTGATGGAAAGGCATTATTAAAATACATAGATGAGAGGAAGCTTACTTTGGTGACTGACGTATTCTGGCATGAGCCTCCTAAGGAGGATTGGGAGATTCAGTTAGCTAGGCATGATAGGGTATTGATAACGCCTCACATAGGAGCTCAGACCAAAGAGGCTCAGTACAGGGTAGCTGTGATGACAACGAAGAACTTAATTCAAGCTATCCAAGAAATAGGTGTATCTTTATGA
- a CDS encoding alanine--glyoxylate aminotransferase family protein has translation MMLIPGPVNVPISVSFEATRVVNHRSDEFRRIVASLESSLIRLFSADRVAIMTGSGTLAVEGMVFSMTRRGEKVITIPYGEFGERLEESLKRRGVEVFSYKKSPGSTPSLGEIEEFMDKHKDADTVALVHNETSTGVALRNLREVAKLVKGSGKKFLVDSVSGFAAYELYVNEWGIDAVATGSQKALASVPGLGFVALSKEALNELKGNDIPHYVDLALHLKFQDKKETPFTPAVGVFYASYRAAQLMEMEGKERRWARHEASARYLRDIFKKLGMESLGDESNFSNTVVASTPPLPVSYMITELKKRGVEISRGIGELRDKVIRAGILGVVDDRALSRLVFAMQDVLKKDVYYPPPQETSLPETLKTEVIWD, from the coding sequence ATGATGCTAATACCCGGGCCAGTCAATGTGCCCATAAGTGTAAGCTTTGAGGCTACGAGGGTGGTCAACCATAGATCGGATGAGTTCAGAAGGATAGTCGCATCTTTAGAATCTTCCTTAATCAGGCTATTTAGTGCAGATAGAGTTGCGATAATGACTGGGTCTGGTACCTTAGCTGTGGAAGGAATGGTATTTTCCATGACTAGACGCGGAGAGAAGGTAATTACTATACCTTATGGTGAGTTCGGCGAGAGGCTTGAGGAATCCCTCAAGAGAAGGGGTGTTGAAGTATTTTCTTACAAGAAGTCCCCTGGTAGTACGCCGTCGCTTGGAGAGATAGAGGAATTTATGGATAAACACAAGGATGCAGATACAGTTGCGTTGGTACATAACGAGACCAGCACTGGAGTAGCCCTAAGGAATCTCCGCGAAGTGGCAAAGTTGGTAAAAGGAAGTGGAAAGAAATTCTTGGTGGATTCAGTTTCAGGATTTGCAGCTTACGAATTATATGTTAACGAATGGGGTATAGACGCGGTTGCTACTGGAAGCCAAAAGGCTCTAGCCTCAGTACCTGGTCTTGGTTTTGTAGCCTTATCCAAAGAGGCTTTAAATGAATTGAAGGGAAATGATATACCTCACTACGTAGACCTTGCACTACACCTTAAGTTTCAGGATAAAAAGGAGACTCCGTTTACTCCAGCAGTTGGAGTCTTTTATGCATCTTATAGAGCTGCCCAATTAATGGAAATGGAAGGTAAAGAGAGAAGATGGGCTAGGCACGAAGCCTCGGCTAGATACTTGAGAGACATTTTCAAAAAATTAGGCATGGAGAGTTTAGGGGACGAAAGTAACTTCTCTAATACGGTAGTGGCTTCCACGCCTCCACTCCCAGTGTCTTATATGATAACTGAATTAAAGAAGAGGGGAGTAGAAATAAGCAGAGGAATAGGTGAGTTAAGGGACAAGGTAATAAGGGCAGGAATACTTGGGGTAGTTGATGACAGAGCTCTAAGCAGGCTGGTATTCGCGATGCAGGACGTTCTTAAAAAAGACGTTTATTATCCTCCTCCACAAGAGACTTCTTTACCAGAAACGTTAAAAACCGAAGTAATATGGGATTAA
- a CDS encoding DNA-directed RNA polymerase subunit K, which produces MGLKVSLLAFDFNEAFEELWKNRLTKYEIARIISARALQISMGAIPLIDVSPDEPNDSISIAEKELKRDVLPITIRRRLPNGKVIVVSLRNVKVQ; this is translated from the coding sequence ATGGGATTAAAAGTGAGTCTTTTGGCTTTCGATTTCAATGAGGCATTTGAAGAGTTATGGAAGAATAGGCTCACTAAGTATGAGATAGCAAGAATAATAAGCGCTAGGGCATTACAAATATCAATGGGAGCAATTCCTCTAATTGATGTATCTCCAGACGAACCAAATGACTCGATTTCAATAGCTGAAAAGGAGCTAAAGAGAGATGTTCTACCCATCACAATCCGAAGAAGGCTGCCGAACGGAAAAGTCATAGTAGTTTCCTTACGTAACGTTAAAGTTCAATAG
- the cdvC gene encoding cell division protein CdvC — translation MSTAQVMLEDKARAYAINAVNADRQGKTQEAVSYYKKAIEILNQLISLYPDSVVRTAYEQMINEYKNRITVLTNMVPAEEGPKHQTTSAEDVIVTEKPKVKFSDVIGLNDVKEALKESIIYPSQRPDLFPLGWPRGILLYGPPGCGKTMIAAAVANEIDSTFMVMDAASVMSKWLGEAEKNVAGIFKLAREKSKETGKPTIIFIDELDALLGVYSTEVGGEARVRNQFLKEMDGLLDKSDNFKVYVMGATNKPWRLDEPFLRRFQKRIYVKLPDLEQRKFLFSYYTKKIKIDENSVSIDKLAEMTEGYTASDIRDLVQSTHIKVVKEMFKKGENEPRAITLNDFKEVISMRKPSVNQEMLKAYEAWTEKFKAL, via the coding sequence ATGAGTACAGCACAAGTTATGCTTGAAGATAAGGCTAGGGCTTATGCTATAAATGCAGTTAATGCTGACAGACAAGGAAAAACCCAAGAAGCCGTATCATACTATAAGAAGGCAATAGAGATTCTAAACCAACTAATTAGCTTATATCCTGACTCAGTCGTTAGAACTGCCTATGAACAAATGATAAACGAGTACAAGAATAGAATCACGGTTTTAACCAACATGGTACCAGCAGAGGAAGGGCCTAAACACCAGACGACTTCGGCAGAGGATGTAATTGTAACTGAGAAGCCAAAGGTTAAGTTCTCTGATGTAATAGGTCTAAACGACGTAAAAGAGGCTTTGAAGGAGTCAATAATATATCCATCACAGAGACCTGATCTATTTCCTCTTGGATGGCCCAGAGGTATTCTGCTCTACGGTCCGCCTGGCTGTGGAAAAACAATGATAGCTGCAGCAGTAGCCAACGAAATAGATTCCACATTTATGGTAATGGACGCTGCATCAGTAATGTCAAAGTGGCTTGGAGAAGCGGAGAAAAATGTAGCTGGGATATTTAAACTAGCTAGAGAAAAATCAAAAGAAACAGGAAAGCCTACAATAATCTTCATTGATGAATTGGACGCACTTCTTGGGGTTTACTCTACTGAGGTAGGCGGTGAAGCTAGAGTTAGAAATCAATTCTTAAAGGAGATGGATGGACTATTAGACAAGTCTGATAACTTCAAGGTTTACGTAATGGGCGCTACAAATAAGCCTTGGAGACTCGACGAACCGTTCCTGAGAAGATTCCAAAAGAGGATATACGTTAAATTACCTGACTTGGAACAGAGAAAATTCCTGTTTAGCTATTATACAAAGAAAATAAAGATTGATGAAAACTCAGTGAGCATTGACAAATTGGCAGAAATGACTGAAGGTTACACGGCAAGCGACATTAGAGATTTGGTACAGTCCACACATATAAAGGTGGTCAAGGAGATGTTCAAGAAGGGTGAAAACGAACCTAGAGCCATAACCTTGAACGACTTCAAGGAGGTCATAAGCATGAGGAAACCTAGCGTAAACCAGGAAATGTTAAAGGCATATGAAGCGTGGACGGAGAAATTCAAAGCACTTTAA
- the cdvB gene encoding cell division protein CdvB: MVNKLISSLFNLSLFHSDKKEKEKLTEQLTAISLKLKDQQTRLEETIRRLKEKDKDLFSRVVRAQEEGEDARAKIYAQEIAEIRKFIKIIYTATLALEKVRIKLETVRELQGASIVLGPIVKILGDLKDQVKNVVPDVAMALDSIVANVNGIAIQTGSIDGTSIVPAMVDEQAQQILKEAQSTAEAKIKEILPDLPHPPVSQSVQIRRKVTVDDAINYIKSRGGFFDVQDFASMYGIGKEEVIELLKEMNSRGLISLEA, translated from the coding sequence ATGGTTAACAAGTTAATTTCTTCTTTGTTTAATCTTTCTCTCTTTCACAGTGATAAGAAGGAAAAGGAAAAATTAACTGAACAATTAACTGCAATATCTCTGAAGTTGAAGGATCAACAGACTAGGCTAGAGGAGACTATAAGGCGGCTTAAGGAGAAGGATAAGGATCTTTTCTCAAGGGTAGTGAGAGCTCAAGAGGAAGGAGAAGACGCTAGGGCTAAAATATATGCTCAGGAAATAGCTGAGATTCGTAAGTTCATTAAGATTATATATACTGCAACGTTAGCTTTGGAGAAAGTTAGAATAAAGCTAGAAACAGTAAGAGAATTGCAAGGGGCTTCAATAGTGCTCGGACCTATCGTGAAGATCCTCGGGGATTTAAAGGATCAAGTGAAGAACGTTGTACCTGACGTAGCTATGGCTTTAGATTCTATCGTGGCTAACGTTAATGGGATAGCGATACAGACCGGTTCTATAGATGGTACTTCCATAGTACCAGCTATGGTTGATGAGCAGGCACAACAAATACTTAAAGAAGCTCAGTCCACGGCAGAGGCGAAGATCAAGGAAATATTGCCTGATCTACCCCATCCTCCTGTGAGCCAGAGCGTTCAAATTAGACGTAAGGTGACGGTTGATGATGCTATTAATTATATTAAATCTAGAGGAGGTTTCTTCGATGTACAAGACTTTGCTTCCATGTACGGAATTGGAAAAGAAGAAGTAATTGAACTGTTAAAGGAAATGAACTCTAGGGGACTAATCTCCCTAGAAGCATAA
- the cdvA gene encoding cell division protein CdvA, giving the protein MSISSEILTKAIGHKIKDLYGRDFGFVIHVYTEIDGTVTGVEVSQGNKFSTIEPSMLKMEGDSLIVLPDWKAEALRLLTLIEKIRKRQKALEELFNKQEIPKSSYDDMKRKLDSELLKLREDQSKLKAKLKTRLNDIEDQLAQLDKASISLKMSYIASEIPEGSYKSSIEILRQAKDSYTLERDDIKKTLDKLDSADKESMDIKSPTTIASPSTSQPSSPEPPKSEIPLPIPVKVINTL; this is encoded by the coding sequence ATGTCAATCTCTTCCGAGATCTTAACTAAGGCAATAGGACACAAGATAAAGGATTTGTATGGAAGGGACTTTGGTTTCGTTATTCATGTTTACACTGAAATAGACGGTACCGTAACGGGTGTCGAGGTATCTCAGGGAAATAAGTTTTCTACTATTGAACCAAGCATGTTGAAAATGGAGGGAGACTCTTTGATCGTGTTACCTGATTGGAAAGCGGAAGCCTTAAGATTATTAACTCTAATTGAGAAAATTAGGAAGAGACAGAAGGCCTTAGAGGAATTATTCAATAAACAGGAAATTCCAAAGAGCTCCTACGATGATATGAAGAGAAAGCTGGATTCAGAGCTATTGAAATTGAGGGAAGATCAATCCAAGTTAAAGGCTAAATTGAAGACCAGGTTAAACGACATAGAGGACCAGCTAGCACAGCTGGACAAGGCGAGCATATCCCTGAAGATGAGTTATATTGCATCGGAAATACCTGAGGGATCTTACAAAAGCTCAATAGAGATCTTAAGACAAGCAAAAGATAGCTACACACTTGAGAGGGACGACATTAAAAAGACTTTGGACAAGTTAGACTCAGCAGATAAGGAAAGCATGGACATAAAATCCCCTACAACTATAGCATCCCCGTCAACGAGCCAACCTTCTTCTCCTGAACCACCCAAATCAGAAATACCATTGCCAATACCAGTAAAGGTAATAAATACTCTTTAA
- the eno gene encoding phosphopyruvate hydratase — translation MNEKFIIDRINAIEIFDSRGNPTVRTFVRTKSGTYSFGDAPSGASKGSREALELRDSKTMSVKRAVDNVNYTINDALRGFDVRDQRTIDELMISLDATENKSRIGANAMIATSIAIVKTASKALDEDVARYVAGPRGMKIPTPLLNIINGGVHAGNSLRVQEFIIIPADFKNFKDALFASVEIYRYLKGLITEKYGKIYTAVGDEGGFAPPLSQTEEALGLIYSSIENLGYKGKIFMGMDAAASEFYKEGKYEIDGKSLDEKEMIDFYYHLARKYPIKYIEDPFDENSFDTFSELQKKLPDVVITGDDLYVTNVKYLKKGIEKKSTRGVIVKLNQIGTFSETFDFVEMAKKNSIKAVISHRSGETEDNFISDIAAGLQADFIKTGAPARGERTSKYNRLLEIESVYNTKFMGMESFS, via the coding sequence ATGAATGAGAAATTCATCATAGACAGAATTAATGCAATAGAGATATTTGACTCCAGGGGGAACCCTACTGTAAGGACGTTCGTGAGGACTAAGAGTGGAACATATTCCTTTGGAGATGCACCTTCTGGTGCATCTAAGGGTTCTAGGGAAGCCCTCGAATTGAGGGATAGCAAAACTATGTCTGTGAAGAGGGCAGTGGATAACGTTAACTATACAATAAACGATGCATTAAGGGGATTCGACGTTAGGGATCAAAGAACTATAGATGAACTAATGATTTCATTGGACGCAACAGAAAATAAATCTAGAATAGGAGCTAACGCTATGATAGCAACTTCCATCGCAATAGTCAAAACCGCGTCTAAGGCGCTGGATGAGGACGTAGCTAGGTATGTTGCTGGACCTAGAGGAATGAAAATACCAACTCCGCTTCTCAACATAATTAACGGAGGCGTACATGCAGGAAATTCCTTGAGGGTACAGGAGTTCATTATAATTCCTGCAGATTTCAAGAACTTCAAGGACGCGCTATTCGCCTCGGTAGAAATTTACAGATACCTTAAGGGTCTAATAACCGAAAAGTATGGAAAGATTTATACCGCGGTGGGAGATGAAGGAGGATTTGCGCCTCCCCTTTCGCAGACCGAAGAGGCTCTAGGTTTGATATATTCATCAATAGAAAACTTGGGATACAAGGGAAAGATATTCATGGGAATGGACGCCGCAGCGTCAGAATTCTATAAGGAAGGCAAATATGAAATAGACGGTAAATCGCTAGATGAGAAAGAAATGATAGATTTCTACTACCACCTTGCCAGGAAATATCCCATAAAGTACATTGAGGATCCTTTTGACGAAAACTCATTTGATACTTTCTCTGAGTTGCAGAAGAAGCTACCAGACGTAGTCATTACTGGAGACGATCTGTATGTAACCAATGTAAAATATCTAAAAAAGGGTATAGAGAAGAAATCTACTAGGGGTGTAATAGTAAAGCTTAACCAGATAGGCACGTTCAGCGAGACGTTCGACTTCGTGGAAATGGCAAAGAAAAACAGTATAAAGGCGGTCATAAGTCATAGAAGCGGAGAGACCGAGGACAACTTCATTTCTGATATTGCAGCGGGGCTTCAAGCCGATTTCATAAAAACTGGTGCTCCTGCCAGAGGAGAGAGGACTAGCAAGTACAATAGACTACTTGAAATAGAGTCAGTGTATAATACGAAGTTCATGGGAATGGAATCTTTCTCTTAA
- a CDS encoding chromatin protein Cren7, translating to MARKKQKDSTTCPNCGEENVKPTKTWQLVSPLPDSKGRITITVMGTFDCPKCNHHWRGVVSKIKAGGSSVEVEGKKGVKKIGDEEEIDEKREEGEVIELDLSDIDEDEEE from the coding sequence ATGGCTAGGAAAAAACAAAAGGATTCAACCACTTGCCCTAACTGTGGAGAGGAAAACGTGAAACCAACCAAGACTTGGCAGTTAGTTTCACCTTTGCCAGATTCAAAGGGGAGAATAACCATAACCGTTATGGGTACGTTTGACTGCCCAAAGTGTAACCATCATTGGAGGGGAGTAGTTTCGAAGATAAAGGCTGGAGGTTCTTCTGTAGAAGTGGAAGGAAAGAAAGGAGTAAAGAAGATAGGTGATGAAGAGGAGATTGACGAAAAGAGAGAAGAGGGTGAGGTGATAGAGTTGGATCTAAGTGATATAGATGAAGATGAAGAAGAGTGA
- a CDS encoding signal peptidase I has protein sequence MKMKKSDVIGILIIVGIYALIFSNVLQTASVQGVSMYPVLQNGSLTFYKSSHNATYHDIVIYRSPLGFYVIHRVVGETRNTYITQGVDNITNPIPDNRIGLEPINGISKQDVVGRVMEVDGYVISIPYLGYISVIFSSII, from the coding sequence ATGAAGATGAAGAAGAGTGACGTGATAGGAATACTAATTATCGTAGGAATATACGCCCTGATATTTTCCAATGTGTTGCAGACAGCCAGCGTCCAAGGAGTTTCTATGTATCCCGTGCTCCAGAACGGTTCGTTGACCTTCTATAAATCATCTCATAACGCCACTTATCACGATATTGTTATATATAGATCTCCTCTAGGTTTTTACGTGATTCATAGAGTAGTCGGTGAAACAAGGAACACATATATCACACAAGGAGTAGATAACATAACAAATCCCATCCCAGACAACAGAATAGGTTTGGAGCCAATTAACGGAATTTCTAAGCAAGACGTGGTAGGTAGGGTAATGGAAGTCGATGGATACGTAATTTCCATACCTTATCTAGGCTATATATCCGTAATATTCTCCTCAATAATTTGA
- the gcvPB gene encoding aminomethyl-transferring glycine dehydrogenase subunit GcvPB: MWRQAKWDEPIIFELNTSGTERQGVLIPKEEELSQIDINLPDYLRRNEVNLPELTENEVVRHFVRLSQMSYGVDVGMMPLGSCTMKYNPKIEEASQVITEEYHPLQDEKTVQGTLEMMYEIQEWLKEVTGMDACSLQVPAGSAGELAGVLMIKKYHNETGNVKDEMLVADTAHGTNPASASMAGFKVIYIRSNKEGLVDTELLKATAGERTAGFMLTNPNTLGLFEENIADIAKVIHEHNGILYYDGANLNGILGIVRPGDMGFDVVHLNLHKTFGVPHGGGGPGAGAICAKGKMVDYLPYPLIEKSETFYAAIPKKSIGKLTSFHGNIGNVARAYVYILGLGKEGVSQIGKMSTLATNYLIYALKDTKLELMSPERPRKHEVVFSAKRIADETGVTAFDIAKALLDDGFYAPTIYFPPIVEEALMIEPTETESIETIRSFANSLKRILDEAYRNPEKLRDSPYNTAVGRLDQARANHPASVTPSYRIERKRRESKNDLILK, translated from the coding sequence ATGTGGAGACAAGCTAAGTGGGACGAACCTATAATATTTGAACTAAACACAAGCGGCACCGAAAGGCAAGGAGTCCTAATACCTAAGGAGGAAGAGCTAAGTCAAATAGATATTAACCTGCCTGATTACCTAAGAAGAAATGAGGTAAATCTGCCAGAGCTTACTGAGAATGAAGTTGTTAGACATTTCGTCAGACTTTCTCAGATGAGTTACGGAGTAGACGTAGGAATGATGCCTTTAGGATCTTGCACTATGAAGTACAACCCAAAGATCGAGGAGGCATCCCAAGTTATTACTGAGGAATATCATCCGTTGCAGGACGAAAAGACGGTTCAGGGTACGCTAGAAATGATGTATGAAATACAGGAGTGGTTGAAGGAAGTTACGGGCATGGACGCTTGCTCGTTGCAAGTCCCTGCTGGATCCGCAGGAGAATTGGCAGGAGTCCTTATGATAAAGAAGTACCATAACGAAACGGGAAACGTAAAGGACGAAATGTTGGTAGCAGACACTGCACATGGAACCAATCCTGCCAGTGCTTCAATGGCTGGATTCAAGGTAATTTACATAAGGTCTAACAAGGAAGGGCTAGTTGACACTGAATTACTCAAGGCTACAGCTGGAGAGAGAACTGCAGGGTTCATGCTTACAAACCCTAACACGTTGGGTCTTTTCGAAGAGAACATAGCAGATATAGCCAAGGTTATACATGAACATAATGGAATTCTTTACTACGACGGTGCGAATCTAAACGGCATATTGGGCATAGTCAGGCCAGGCGACATGGGATTCGACGTAGTACATCTTAACTTGCACAAGACGTTTGGCGTTCCTCACGGAGGTGGAGGACCGGGAGCTGGAGCTATATGTGCAAAAGGGAAGATGGTGGATTATTTGCCATATCCTTTGATCGAAAAAAGTGAAACATTCTATGCCGCAATTCCTAAAAAGAGTATTGGCAAGTTAACCTCATTCCACGGAAACATTGGCAACGTAGCCAGAGCATATGTTTACATTCTAGGACTCGGAAAGGAAGGTGTGTCGCAAATAGGTAAGATGAGCACACTAGCCACAAATTACCTAATTTACGCCTTGAAGGACACTAAGCTTGAGCTAATGTCTCCAGAGAGACCCAGGAAACACGAAGTGGTATTCAGCGCAAAGAGAATTGCAGATGAAACTGGAGTTACAGCTTTTGATATTGCCAAAGCTTTGCTTGATGACGGATTCTATGCACCGACGATATATTTTCCGCCTATAGTCGAAGAAGCGTTAATGATAGAACCTACAGAGACTGAATCCATAGAGACCATAAGGTCATTTGCTAATTCGTTGAAGAGAATATTAGATGAAGCTTACAGAAACCCAGAGAAACTTAGAGATTCTCCTTATAACACAGCGGTTGGGAGGCTAGACCAAGCAAGGGCAAATCATCCCGCTAGCGTAACTCCCTCCTATAGAATAGAAAGAAAGAGGAGAGAAAGCAAAAACGATCTGATCTTAAAGTAA
- the gcvPA gene encoding aminomethyl-transferring glycine dehydrogenase subunit GcvPA, with product MIHPWLPNLKSKDRILSEMGINEEKLFSDIPHEIRLKGELNLPKVMSELEIKRKLNMLKEKNVKLKYPPFIGGGVCPHYVHEAVKFLISRSEFYTAYTPYQPEISQGILQALYEYQSIMAELLEMDVVNSSMYDWGSSLAEAVLMGFRINGRRKVIIPELINPNHEKVLRTWVEPRGINLIKVKPSNDGTIDVHDLLNKVGDDISSIYIQQPNFYGIFEKNIEEIVDIAKKKRIVTIMGVNPLALSLIKPPGVYDVDIAVGEGQELGLPLNFGGPYMGIMAVRWDAKLVRQMPGRIVGKTLDDKKRPGYTLILQTREQFARREKATSNITTNEALMAIANAVYLSLLGKNGFKELGEEIYRRSHYAAKRFIELGASKKFEGDFFEEFAVSFRKSYEKIHNKLLEHEIHGGLRLNEMDALFCVTEVHSKEAIDELVSIVGEI from the coding sequence TCTTCAGCGACATTCCCCACGAAATTAGGCTGAAGGGAGAGTTGAACTTACCTAAGGTAATGTCTGAACTGGAAATCAAACGCAAGTTAAACATGTTAAAGGAAAAGAACGTTAAGCTGAAATATCCTCCGTTTATAGGAGGGGGAGTTTGTCCACATTACGTACATGAAGCTGTGAAATTCCTGATTTCAAGGTCAGAGTTTTATACAGCGTATACACCTTATCAGCCTGAAATTTCACAGGGAATTCTGCAGGCTTTATACGAGTATCAAAGCATAATGGCTGAATTGCTGGAAATGGACGTTGTTAATTCCTCAATGTATGATTGGGGATCCTCCTTGGCTGAAGCTGTGCTAATGGGCTTCAGAATTAACGGGAGAAGGAAGGTAATCATCCCTGAGCTTATCAATCCTAACCATGAGAAGGTGCTGAGAACTTGGGTAGAACCCAGAGGGATAAATCTAATCAAGGTAAAACCTAGTAATGACGGGACAATTGACGTACATGACCTATTGAACAAGGTCGGAGACGATATTTCTTCAATTTACATACAACAGCCCAATTTCTATGGTATCTTTGAGAAAAACATTGAAGAAATAGTTGACATAGCTAAGAAGAAGAGGATAGTTACAATCATGGGAGTAAATCCGCTTGCTCTATCTCTCATTAAGCCTCCAGGAGTTTACGATGTGGACATAGCTGTAGGTGAAGGGCAAGAGCTAGGACTACCCTTGAACTTCGGCGGACCCTACATGGGAATAATGGCCGTGAGGTGGGACGCTAAATTGGTTAGACAGATGCCAGGGAGAATTGTGGGAAAGACATTAGATGACAAGAAAAGACCAGGCTATACACTAATTCTTCAAACCAGGGAACAGTTCGCAAGAAGAGAGAAGGCTACTTCAAACATAACTACCAACGAGGCTTTAATGGCAATTGCCAACGCGGTTTACCTTTCACTTTTAGGCAAAAATGGTTTCAAAGAGCTAGGAGAGGAGATATATAGAAGGAGTCATTATGCAGCCAAAAGGTTCATCGAATTAGGAGCATCTAAGAAATTCGAGGGTGATTTCTTTGAGGAGTTCGCGGTGAGCTTCCGAAAGTCTTACGAGAAAATCCATAATAAACTATTGGAACACGAAATCCACGGTGGACTAAGACTAAACGAGATGGACGCTCTGTTCTGCGTTACCGAGGTTCACAGCAAGGAAGCTATAGATGAATTGGTTTCCATAGTAGGTGAGATATAA